A window from Malania oleifera isolate guangnan ecotype guangnan chromosome 7, ASM2987363v1, whole genome shotgun sequence encodes these proteins:
- the LOC131159673 gene encoding anthocyanidin 3-O-glucosyltransferase UFGT-like has translation MPEIVDTSPEPHVAALAFPFGTHAAPLLAVIRRLAAAAPAAHFSFFGTARSNASIFSASESDAQRNVTAHDVPDGIPENYVFSGRPLEHIDLFMAAAPEVFRAGVAAAAAEAGRKVSCVVSDAFFWFAAEIAEEMGVPWVPFWTAGPASLSAHVHTDAFRQRINEVGGFVGHEDEPLEIIPGMSRLRYRDLPEGVVFGNLESSFSEMLHKMGLMLPHGAALFMNSFEELDTDMTNYLKSKFKKFLNVGPSNLITPQPPPSNKVPDASGCIPWLDKQNPASVAYVSFGTVMTPTPNEITALVEALEESGVTFLWSFRNNSEAHLPNEFLENTKGRGMVLPWAPQKEVLAHDAVGVFVTHCGWNSLLESIAGAVPMICRPFFGDQRLNAQMIHRVWEIGVEEVGGVLTKNGLMKSLTVVLSQEEGRKMRVKIKNLKELAQKAVEPEGSSTQNFKALLETILNKRDA, from the exons ATGCCGGAGATCGTCGACACCTCGCCGGAGCCCCACGTTGCCGCCTTGGCCTTTCCCTTCGGCACCCACGCCGCTCCTCTCCTCGCCGTCATCCGCCGCCTGGCCGCGGCGGCCCCGGCCGCGCACTTCTCCTTCTTCGGCACCGCCCGGTCCAACGCCTCGATCTTCTCGGCGTCGGAAAGCGACGCGCAACGCAATGTCACGGCTCACGACGTGCCGGACGGCATCCCGGAAAACTACGTGTTCTCCGGGAGACCGCTGGAGCACATCGATCTGTTCATGGCGGCGGCGCCGGAGGTATTCCGCGCCGGCGTCGCGGCGGCGGCGGCTGAGGCCGGGAGGAAGGTGAGCTGCGTGGTGAGCGATGCGTTCTTTTGGTTTGCGGCGGAGATAGCGGAGGAAATGGGAGTTCCGTGGGTGCCCTTTTGGACTGCGGGGCCAGCATCGCTCTCCGCTCACGTTCACACCGATGCCTTTAGGCAGAGGATTAACGAAGTTGGAG GTTTTGTAGGACATGAAGATGAACCACTTGAGATTATCCCGGGCATGTCTCGATTACGATATCGGGACTTGCCTGAAGGAGTTGTGTTTGGAAACCTAGAATCGAGTTTCTCAGAAATGCTTCATAAAATGGGCCTAATGTTACCCCATGGAGCCGCACTTTTCATGAACTCTTTTGAAGAGCTAGACACTGACATGACAAATTACCTGAAATCCAAGTTCAAGAAATTCCTCAATGTTGGGCCTTCCAACCTCATCACACCCCAACCACCACCCTCTAACAAAGTTCCTGATGCAAGTGGGTGCATCCCATGGCTTGACAAGCAAAATCCCGCATCGGTCGCCTATGTTAGCTTTGGCACTGTCATGACGCCAACCCCAAACGAGATCACAGCACTTGTCGAGGCACTAGAAGAGAGTGGAGTTACCTTTCTGTGGTCCTTTAGGAACAATTCTGAGGCCCATTTGCCAAATGAGTTCTTGGAAAATACAAAAGGAAGAGGAATGGTTTTGCCATGGGCTCCCCAAAAGGAAGTCCTAGCACATGATGCAGTTGGGGTGTTTGTGACACATTGTGGTTGGAACTCGTTGCTCGAGAGCATTGCTGGCGCTGTGCCAATGATCTGCCGACCATTCTTTGGTGATCAAAGGCTGAATGCGCAGATGATCCACCGCGTTTGGGAGATTGGTGTGGAAGAAGTCGGTGGGGTTTTAACGAAGAATGGGCTAATGAAAAGTCTGACAGTGGTTTTGTCAcaggaagaagggaggaaaatGAGGGTGAAGATCAAAAACCTCAAAGAACTTGCGCAGAAGGCTGTTGAGCCGGAAGGGAGCTCAACTCAGAATTTCAAAGCTTTATTAGAAACTATATTGAATAAAAGAGACGCATGA